From the Suncus etruscus isolate mSunEtr1 chromosome 19, mSunEtr1.pri.cur, whole genome shotgun sequence genome, one window contains:
- the LRIF1 gene encoding ligand-dependent nuclear receptor-interacting factor 1 has translation MIQNEMASTLEKVTPERNDKENSGGRINKASCLKSDAEFKKLFGLTRDVRVCLTRIPDLLGSGEGFDSFSNLMKSDTNKDKEFAKMKEEKKQQGFNKKRKVKTFKKTMGYTKKRKIESTLNTPVNGGTKVSNSQSISSVLPASSVSHHNLTTCNKTTREETRTETEHCIRENQEKVSPSTNAAFEESHSFNVNYTEDVFPMIPPQLEETVRDEKIRRLKQALKEKEAALEEMRKKMHQK, from the exons ATCCAGAATGAAATGGCATCAACATTAGAAAAAGTTACTCCAGAAAGAAATGACAAGGAAAATTCTGGAGGGAGAATCAATAAGGCATCATGTCTGAAGAGTGATGCTGAGTTTAAAAAGCTATTTGGTCTTACTAGAGATGTGAGAGTATGCCTTACACGGATTCCTGACCTTTTGGGTTCTGGAGAAGGTTTTGATTCCTTTAGCAATTTGATGAAGAGTGATACTAACAAAGACAAAGAGTTtgcaaaaatgaaggaagaaaaaaagcag CAGGgttttaataagaaaagaaaagtgaaaacctTTAAGAAGACAATGGGTTACACcaagaagagaaaaattgagAGCACTCTTAACACACCTGTAAATGGAGGAACTAAAGTCTCTAATTCCCAAAGTATCAGCAGTGTTCTACCAGCTTCAAGTGTATCACACCATAACCTCACAACCTGCAACAAAACTACCAGGGAAGAGACGAGAACTGAAACAGAACACTGTATTCGTGAGAACCAAGAGAAAGTCTCACCGAGTACAAATGCAGCTTTTGAAGAAAGCCATTCCTTTAATGTGAATTATACTGAAGATGTTTTCCCCATGATACCTCCACAGTTAGAAGAAACTGTTAGGGATGAGAAAATAAGAAGACTTAAGCAGGCACTGAAGGAGAAAGAAGCAGCTCTTGAAGAAATGCGGAAGAAGAtgcaccaaaaataa